CTGGCCGACTATTACAACAACTTCGGCGGCATGCTGGCCAAAGGGGGGAAGCCCAAGGATGCCATGGAGTCCTACAAGAAGGCAGTGGACCTGTTTCCGGCTAAAGCGGGAATGTATTACTACAATCTGGGAGTGGTCTTGACGAACTCGCGCGCGCCATTGGAGGACCGGCTGGTGGCCTTTAAGAAAGCGATCGAGGCGGACCCCAACAATGCCAACGCCTACTTCCTTTATGGCCAGACACTATCAGAGAAGATGACTTTCACCGCGGATGGAAAGATCACCGCCCCTCCTGAGATGTTCCAGGCGTTGAACAAATACCTTGAACTGGACCCTCAAGGAAAGTATGCGCAGGGGGCCAAGGACTTGATCGCGGCGGCAGGGCAGACCGTGCAGACTTCGTATGGAACCAGGAAGGAACCGAAAAAACCAAAGAAATAGTCCCCTTTTCGGGCGGGACCACGATGTCGAGGATTTACCAATCGCGCAGTCGCGGCGGCAGAAGGCCGGCTCTTTCGCGTACACCACAAGGTCGAACGGGACCGCGTGTTCAGGTTGAAATGAGAATTCAATTCAAAGGATGGATCTTGAACTGAACTTGTTTGGTTTGAGATCCATTCTCCTTCTCTGGGGTGTATCCCCCGCGAGCCCCGGGAAATTCAAGTTTGGGTGACCCTATGCAGCCTCCCTTGCAGATTCGCATGCCATTTTTCATCTTGACGATTGCCATGGCGGTGGTGATCGGCTTCCTCGCCGGCTACATCTATACCAACCAGGTAAACTGGAACAACCAGCGAACTCCAGGGGGCCCCCCAAACCAAGGACCTCCGGCGACTGGCGCGATGCCAGCTCCATCACCTGACGCTGCCTCGGGCCAATTGCCCGAGGGACATCCCCCCATCAATCCCGATCCCACCATTGCCGCGATGAAGGCAGACGCCGAAAAGAATCCGACGAGCCTCGAAAAGACTGCTCAGTTGGCCAACTTCCTTTACGACAACAAGCGCTTTAAGGACGCCATCGAATGGTATGAGAAGGCGCTGAAACTTGACCCGAAGAATCCGGACGTTGAGACCGATCTGGGCACGGCCTACTATTACGTCGGTGATTTCAACTCCGCTTTGAGCCACTTCGACAGCTCTTTGCGCATCGATCCACGCCATATTCAAACAATCCACAATAAGTTCATCGTCCTCCTGGATGGCAAGAAGGACATCGCCGGAGCCCGCGCTACGCTGAAACAACTGGAAAGCATCGACCCGCAGAATCCCGCGCTGGCAAGTCTTCGCAGTATGCTTCAGGCCGCGGAGTCGGGCGGCGCACCAACCCGGCCCGGCGGCCGGATGGGCACCGTCCCCTGAGCAACCGGCCCCCTGCCTCCATGGCAGTGAAACGCCCCAATCGTCCGAACAGAAATTTTCTGATTTGCTCATATGATCATTCGACTCCTGCTCCGGTTTCTCTATTTTCTATTTCTGATCTTTATCATTCGCGCATTTATTCGCTACCTCTTCCCAGGCTCTCCGAAGGGAAAGACGCCGAATCCGCCGTCACCTCCCTCTCCCGGCTCCTCGTCCAAGGTCATCTCCGGACACATGGAGAAAGACCCCATCTGCGGCATGTACATCGACACACAGACGGCGCTTCACACGGATCGGGGGGGAAAGTCGTTTTACTTTTGCTCGGAAGGGTGTCAGAAGAAATTCATCGCCTCGACCCCTTGACCGGTGCCACCCGCAATAATTTCACGGCGGTGACGGCAGTTGCCAGTTCTCAGTTCTCAGCTGCCAGTTCCCGGTTGTCAGTTGTCAGTTCTCAGAGGAACGAACCGGAAGCCAGAGGCAGGAGATCCGAAGGCGGAGGTCGGAAGTTAGAAGTCGGAAGTCAGAAGTAGCAAACCAGAGAGTTTAAGCAAAGATTCTGAAATATGGGCTGTCTTGAACTTTGGACTTTGAACCTTGGACCTTGGACCTTGGACTTTGGACTTTGGACTTTGAACTTTGGACTTTGGACTCTTGATTCCGACCAAGTCATTTACTTCTGCCACGTAGTCTTCTAAAATCATCTCAAGAACGCACCAAGGCACCTGTCGAGACGAGAGGAGTCGACCCACGCGCCCTTTCTTTGCCCCGACTAGTGAGGTGGCTATGCGAAACACCCATCGCTTGCGACAGTCTTCAATCCTGTTCCTGACTGCATGGTTTTGCCTGAGTACGGCCCTGTCCGAAGCGCGGACTAAGGTCAAACCCGGGTTCAACTTTTTCACGTCTCAGCAGGACATTGAACTGGGGCGTGAAGCCTCGCAGCAGGCCGAAAAACAGCTGGTTTTGTTAAACGATCCCACTGCGGTCAATTACGTGACTCAGCTGGGAAAGAAACTGGCTGCCAAATCGTTGAACCCGAATTACCCGTGGACTTTCAAAGTGGTCAACGACAGCGCCATTAATGCCTTCGCGCTTCCGGGAGGGTTTATTTATGTGAACCGCGGCGCCCTGGAGGCTGCCGACAATGAAGCGCAAATCTCGGGAGTGATTGCACACGAAATTGGACACGTGGTCGCTCGTCACGGAACGAACCAGATGTCGAAAGCCCTCTTGCCGCAACTGGGGTTGGCCGCGTTGGGTGGGCTCACTTCGGGAAAGGGGGGGTGGGCCGCCACGCTCGCCCAGTACGGCGTCCCGCTCGGGTTGAATCTTTACTTCCTGAAGAACTCCCGCGCCGCGGAAGCGCAGGCCGATCTTCTGGGCACCCAGGAGATGACCGATGCGGGATACGATCCTCATCAATTGGCCCACTTCTTCGAGAAATTAGAGCAGGGAGGTGGCAGTGGAAAGGTCTCCGGCGCCGCGGCCTGGTTCAGTGATCATCCCTCTCCCGAGAATCGCGTCCAGAACATCGACCGGGAAATCGGAACGCTCTCGCTGGCCGGTCAACCGGTGGTGGATACGCCCGATTTTGATCATCTGAAGGCTCATCTGAAGCGTCTACCACCCGCGCCCAAGCCGAAACCCAGTCCGGCGGCGGGCTCAAAGGAAGCGGCCACCGATACAGCAGAAGGGCCCCCGGCAGTGGCTGTCCCCTCCGGAAAATTTGCGTCCTATTCCCCGCATGAGAACATGTATGTCGTCGAGTATCCCGCCGAATGGAAGGTCACTTCAGCCGATGGGTCGGGTGCCACATTTGCGCCGGAAGGCGGCATTCAGCAGACCGATCAGCAAAGTGACATCGTTTACGGGATCCAGGTCTCCCTCTATCAGCCTGAGGGACAGACCGGCCAGGACGACTCACTCGAGGCCTTGACGAGCCAGTTCATCGCTTCAGTCGTGCAGGGAAATTCCTATCTCCAGGAAAACCGCGCCGCCCAGCAACAGAGTAAAGTGGATGGGCGGCCCATGCTGCTCTCGCGACTGGAGGGCAAACCCCCTACCCGGAACGAGATCGAGGTGGTCTGGGCGGCCACCCAACTCTACGGGGAGCGCCAATTGTTTGTCATCCTCTGCATCGCTCCTCAAACGCGCTTCAAAGATTTTGAGGCCGCTTTCAAACACACGATCGAGAGCGCGCGATTTCAGCAGTAGAGACGTCCCGCCGGGGCGCCTCTGTGAATCACGCCTTGAACTGACTTCGATGGAGCCAACCTCCCCCGGAACCGCCTCCAGCCGTCGAGCCATCAATCCCTGGCTGCCCGCGCTTGCAGTCACTCCGGCAACCTTGATGGAAGTCCTCGACTCGACGGTTGTGAACGTCTCGGTACCGCACATCGCCGGCTCTCTCGGCGTGACCGTTGAAGAAGCGACCTGGACAATTACCACGTATCTGGTGGCCAACGCCATCGTGCTGCCCATGACAGGATGGCTGGCGAATCATTTCGGCCGGCGCCGATTGTTTCTGACCTGCCTGGTCACTTTTACCTTCGCCTCGGTCCTGTGTGGCGCGGCCCCGAGCCTGACCACCATTCTCATGTTTCGTGTTCTGCAGGGGATGAGCGGCGGAATCCTGGTTCCCATCTCCCAGGCGATCATGCTGGAAAGCTTCCCGCCGGAAAAGCGCGGCCGGGCCATGGCGGCCTTCGGAATCGTTGTTATCTTCGCGCCGATTGTAGGACCCATCCTGGGAGGCTTCCTGACTGACAATTACTCCTGGCGCTGGGTGTTCTATATCAATATCCCCGTCGGGGCGCTCGCGTTTGTGCTGGCCAGCGTCTTTGTTTTCGACCCTCCCTATATCCGCCGCATTGCCGGCGCTGCCATCGATTACGTGGGTCTCGGTCTTCTCGCGATCGGGTTGGGCTGCCTTGAAATCGTCCTGGATAACGGTGAGTTGAAGGACTGGTTCGGTTCTCCCTTCATCAGAAATTTCAGCCTCGTGGCAGGCGCGGCATTGGTTATTCTTGTGTTTTGGGAGCTTTCCGTCAAACACCCCATTGTGAATTTGCGCCTGCTCAAAGACAGGAATTTCAGCGCCGGCCTTTTGCTGATGACGGCGCTGGGGATGGTGCTGTATGGATCCATCATCCTGCAGCCCATTTATCTGCAAACGCTGATGGGTTACACGGCCTTGCTGAGCGGGCTGACGTTGGCCCCCCGCGGGCTGACGAGCTTGCTGTTCGCCCCGCTGGCCGGATGGCTCACCGAGAAGCGGGACGCACGCTACCTCGTGGCCTATGGAATCATTATGACGTCCATCCCACTCTTCATGATGACGCACTGGAATCTGCAAACCGACTTTCGCTCGCTGACCCTGCCTAATCTGCTCCAGGGTTGCGGCATTGTCTTCCTGTTTGTGCCCCTGACCACGGCCACGATGGCCTACATCTCGAACGAGAATATGGGAATGGCCTCGGGGTTGTTTAATCTCGTGCGGAACATGGGCGGCAGCGCCGGGATTGCCTTTGTGAATACGATGCTTTCGCGACGCATGCAATTTCATCACGAGCGGCTCTCCGAACATATCACCGCTTACGGCATCGCTTCGCAACAGGCCCTGGAAGTGTTCCCCCGAATGCTCTTCCGGCAAGGGGTGCCTGCGGGCAGTGCTGTGAATGCAACGTACGGCCTGATCCATGGAGAGCTCATGCGACAGTCTGCCATGATGGCCTTCATTGATAATTTCTATCTCCTGGCAATTATCTTCTTAATGATGCTGCCTTTGCTTTTGCTCATGCGCAAACCGCGCCGGGTAAAAGGGGCCCGGCCCGAATAGAAGTCCGACAGAATCCAGTGGGGAGTGGATAGACCTCTCCACACTTATTCTTCCCACGCGTCAGATGAAAGCGGCGATTCATCATCTACATCGTCTTTGATTCCGTGTACGCCCGGTTTATGATCTTTCCCCGGGTGACGGCTCCCAACTTCATCGTATATCGATACGAACTCCTTGCTAGCTTCAAGACGAATCTTCCAAAAACGGAAATTCATCTCCAGATTTCCGAATCGAAAATTCGTCCAAACGACCATTGTTTCGATGCCCCCGTATCAGCCACCCCTCCCTCGATCGATGTACAAAAAATTACATCCGGATCGAATCTTGCATAATGCATTGAAGAGTCAAGAAATTATGCAGCCGTTAAATCCACCCGCTTGAACTCAGAGAATCATGCATCAACTCTAAGGCAATTTGGTTACATAATTGCAATTCACATTGGCCTAAGCGAAATGTGTCCGCAATTTTCCCAAGGGGATTGCGGTTCAATTTTCTGGATCAGGTTGAGCGGCACATTCTCAAAAACGGGTGTGCAGCTTTGAGGTGTAAGTGTGTCTTCTGGAAAGGCACTTCCCGGAACCGTTTTGGAGAGGAGAAAATCTCCAGCCCTCAGTAAATCTCTCAGCTGAATTGAAGCTTTGACTTCGAATGTTATTCCACAACCAAGAACCGATGAATCCAAATGACAGGGAGGATAGCCGTATGAAAGAAGTGCATCGGCGGAATCTGTTTTACTTGACGTGTGCGATGGTGATGATCGCTGTTGTGTTCAGTTCATCGCCGACACTCATGAAGGCTCAAGCCACGGTGTCGACAGGCAGCATCCAGGGAACCGTGACCGACCCGACGGGCGCTGTGGTTCCGAGTGCCACGATTACCATAACCAACAGTGCTTCAGGTCAAACTCTGAATTTGACCTCCACTTCGACCGGCACGTACAACTCCGGGCCGTTGTCCCCGGGCGTCTATGTCGTTCGAGTGGGATCAAAAGGATTTAAGACGACGGAGATGCCCGTCACGGTGCAGGTCGGCGTCATCTCCCAAGGCAGCGTGAAACTCGCCATCGGCTCGGAAAGCACCATCGTCTCGGTGGAAGAGTCGGCTGTTACTGTAAACACGGAGCAGGCCACCGTACAAGGCGTGATGACCGCTCAACAGATTGAGAATTTGCCGATTGGCGGGCGAAACTTTCTTGATCTGGCTCAATTGCAACCCGGCGTGCAAATCCAGGACGGCGGGAACTTCGATCCGACCAAGAACGGGTTTTCGTCCATTTCCTTTGGCGGGCGTTTTGGCCGCACCGCTCGCATCGAAGTCGATGGGGTGGACATCAGCGACGAAACGGTAGGAACCACGACTCAGAATATTCCAGCCAGCGCCATCCAGGAATTCCAAATCAGCCAGTCGACGTTGGATCTTTCGACCGAGCTCACTTCGTCCGGCGCCGTGAATGTGGCGACCCGCTCCGGCAGCAATGCCTTCCACGGGGAATCTTTCGTTCTCTGGCGGAGCAACAAGACTTCCGCGCGGCTGGGCGACACAGAGTTTCCTTTCGACCGGCAGCAGTATGGGGCCCGCTTCGGAGGCCCGTTGATCAAGGACAAGCTCTTTTTCTTCGCCGACTGGGAGCGGACGGTGCAGGATCTTTTCGCGGCAGTGCAGCTGCCGTCTCCGTTCAACACCTTCAACGGAGGTTTTAATTCTCCCTTCCATGAGACCCAATTGCTGGGTCGACTGGACTGGCAGATCAAGCCCAGTGTCCGGGCCTTCTACCGCTGGACTTACAACCAGAATAACAACACCTCTGCCTTCATCCCGAACACCTTCGAGCCGTTTGCCAATCGCGACAACACACCCGTGCAAGCGGCGGGATTGGATTTCAACACGGGCTCCTTCACACATAGCGTCCGCTTTGGTTACACCCGCTTCAACAATGCCATCGCCGATGCCACCGCAGGGACAGGCATTACCGATCCCTTTCCGGGAGTCAATATTCACATTGGACCGCTGACCAATTGCACCACACCCGGAGATGTCTTTTGTTCGGGCGTAAACATCCTGGCGCCGCAGGCGACGGTTCAACACAATACCCAGTTCAAATATGACGGGAGCAAGATTTACAAGTCCCACATCATCCGGTATGGCGTGGGCCTCAACCGGATTCTGGGCGGAGGTTTCGCTAAATTCTTTTCGAGCCAGCCGATCATCCGTGCAAGCTTCACTGCCGATGATAGGCTTTTTGCTGACTCCGGGCCGTTCCCTGGAGGCGAGGCCAATCCGTTGAATTATGCCGTGGGTCGCGTGCGATTGGGAAACGGCCAGGGGTTCTTTACGGAGATCCCCCAGCTTGGTTTCCCAGCAGGGGGTCAGTTTGACACGCGCTTTGCCTGGTACATTGGAGATACCTGGAAGGCCAAACCCAACCTGACTATTTCTTATGGGCTCCGATACGTCCGCGACACGGGACGCAGTGACAGCGATCTGGGCCCGATCCCTGTCCTCGATCAGTTCGGAGCCGGATTGGGCGCGCAAGTCCATCAGCCCAATCACAACTTTGCCCCGCAACTGTCCATCGCATGGGATCCGACGAAAAACGGCAAAACAGTGATTCGTGCGGGGGCGGGCCTGTTTTACGAGAACGCGGTCTTCAACAACATCCTGTTCGACCGCCCCGGACGATTGCAGCAAGGGTTGTTTTTCGGAATTCAGGATATCTGCCCCAGCGGGTCACTGGTCCTGCCCAACGGCTCGATCATTGACACCTCGGCGATCTGCAGTGGCCGCATCGGTGACGTGGCCAGCCAATTGCCCGCTCTCGCAGCCACCTATCAAGCTGCGATTAAGGCGGCCGGGGCCTCGGCGAATCCCAACTTCGTCGGGACAACTCTGTCGAACGGGGTCGACTCGACGGGCAACAATTTCATCAGCCCGGACTACCGCACACCGTATTCGTTGCAATTCAATCTGGGGATTCAACGCGAGATACGCCCGGGAACAGTGCTTACAGTCGACTATCTCCGGAACATCGGTTTGCACTACCTGCTCTACTTCGACACAAACCACGTCGGAGATGCACGCTTCCTGAACAAGAATGCGGCGCTGAATGCCATTAACGCCACCAACGCGTCCTTCGGTTGCCCCGCGGGGGTTGCCGGCATCAACTGCGCCATCGGGGCGGGAGCAACGATGGTTGATTATGCTGGAAACGGTTTGGATTCCGGCGTCAGCTTCCTGGCGGGCACCCCTGCGTCCATCAACGGGCTGACCCCCGACACGGGAGCCGCATTTCCGGGAATCAACCCCAATCTGGGTGAAAACCAGATGCTCTTCCCGATCGGTCGATCAGTGTATAACGCCTTGCAGGTCTCCCTGCACTCGAACGTGAAGCATCCTTTCAGCGGTCTGAAGAACCTTGACCTGCAGATTTCCTATTCGTTGTCCCGGTTCAATAGCATGGCAACGGATCAGGACTTCATCAACCCTGCGTTCGATTTCGCTA
The Terriglobia bacterium DNA segment above includes these coding regions:
- a CDS encoding tetratricopeptide repeat protein, whose product is MPFFILTIAMAVVIGFLAGYIYTNQVNWNNQRTPGGPPNQGPPATGAMPAPSPDAASGQLPEGHPPINPDPTIAAMKADAEKNPTSLEKTAQLANFLYDNKRFKDAIEWYEKALKLDPKNPDVETDLGTAYYYVGDFNSALSHFDSSLRIDPRHIQTIHNKFIVLLDGKKDIAGARATLKQLESIDPQNPALASLRSMLQAAESGGAPTRPGGRMGTVP
- a CDS encoding YHS domain-containing protein yields the protein MIIRLLLRFLYFLFLIFIIRAFIRYLFPGSPKGKTPNPPSPPSPGSSSKVISGHMEKDPICGMYIDTQTALHTDRGGKSFYFCSEGCQKKFIASTP
- a CDS encoding M48 family metalloprotease; the encoded protein is MRNTHRLRQSSILFLTAWFCLSTALSEARTKVKPGFNFFTSQQDIELGREASQQAEKQLVLLNDPTAVNYVTQLGKKLAAKSLNPNYPWTFKVVNDSAINAFALPGGFIYVNRGALEAADNEAQISGVIAHEIGHVVARHGTNQMSKALLPQLGLAALGGLTSGKGGWAATLAQYGVPLGLNLYFLKNSRAAEAQADLLGTQEMTDAGYDPHQLAHFFEKLEQGGGSGKVSGAAAWFSDHPSPENRVQNIDREIGTLSLAGQPVVDTPDFDHLKAHLKRLPPAPKPKPSPAAGSKEAATDTAEGPPAVAVPSGKFASYSPHENMYVVEYPAEWKVTSADGSGATFAPEGGIQQTDQQSDIVYGIQVSLYQPEGQTGQDDSLEALTSQFIASVVQGNSYLQENRAAQQQSKVDGRPMLLSRLEGKPPTRNEIEVVWAATQLYGERQLFVILCIAPQTRFKDFEAAFKHTIESARFQQ
- a CDS encoding DHA2 family efflux MFS transporter permease subunit: MEPTSPGTASSRRAINPWLPALAVTPATLMEVLDSTVVNVSVPHIAGSLGVTVEEATWTITTYLVANAIVLPMTGWLANHFGRRRLFLTCLVTFTFASVLCGAAPSLTTILMFRVLQGMSGGILVPISQAIMLESFPPEKRGRAMAAFGIVVIFAPIVGPILGGFLTDNYSWRWVFYINIPVGALAFVLASVFVFDPPYIRRIAGAAIDYVGLGLLAIGLGCLEIVLDNGELKDWFGSPFIRNFSLVAGAALVILVFWELSVKHPIVNLRLLKDRNFSAGLLLMTALGMVLYGSIILQPIYLQTLMGYTALLSGLTLAPRGLTSLLFAPLAGWLTEKRDARYLVAYGIIMTSIPLFMMTHWNLQTDFRSLTLPNLLQGCGIVFLFVPLTTATMAYISNENMGMASGLFNLVRNMGGSAGIAFVNTMLSRRMQFHHERLSEHITAYGIASQQALEVFPRMLFRQGVPAGSAVNATYGLIHGELMRQSAMMAFIDNFYLLAIIFLMMLPLLLLMRKPRRVKGARPE
- a CDS encoding TonB-dependent receptor, coding for MKEVHRRNLFYLTCAMVMIAVVFSSSPTLMKAQATVSTGSIQGTVTDPTGAVVPSATITITNSASGQTLNLTSTSTGTYNSGPLSPGVYVVRVGSKGFKTTEMPVTVQVGVISQGSVKLAIGSESTIVSVEESAVTVNTEQATVQGVMTAQQIENLPIGGRNFLDLAQLQPGVQIQDGGNFDPTKNGFSSISFGGRFGRTARIEVDGVDISDETVGTTTQNIPASAIQEFQISQSTLDLSTELTSSGAVNVATRSGSNAFHGESFVLWRSNKTSARLGDTEFPFDRQQYGARFGGPLIKDKLFFFADWERTVQDLFAAVQLPSPFNTFNGGFNSPFHETQLLGRLDWQIKPSVRAFYRWTYNQNNNTSAFIPNTFEPFANRDNTPVQAAGLDFNTGSFTHSVRFGYTRFNNAIADATAGTGITDPFPGVNIHIGPLTNCTTPGDVFCSGVNILAPQATVQHNTQFKYDGSKIYKSHIIRYGVGLNRILGGGFAKFFSSQPIIRASFTADDRLFADSGPFPGGEANPLNYAVGRVRLGNGQGFFTEIPQLGFPAGGQFDTRFAWYIGDTWKAKPNLTISYGLRYVRDTGRSDSDLGPIPVLDQFGAGLGAQVHQPNHNFAPQLSIAWDPTKNGKTVIRAGAGLFYENAVFNNILFDRPGRLQQGLFFGIQDICPSGSLVLPNGSIIDTSAICSGRIGDVASQLPALAATYQAAIKAAGASANPNFVGTTLSNGVDSTGNNFISPDYRTPYSLQFNLGIQREIRPGTVLTVDYLRNIGLHYLLYFDTNHVGDARFLNKNAALNAINATNASFGCPAGVAGINCAIGAGATMVDYAGNGLDSGVSFLAGTPASINGLTPDTGAAFPGINPNLGENQMLFPIGRSVYNALQVSLHSNVKHPFSGLKNLDLQISYSLSRFNSMATDQDFINPAFDFANTNSNFGPNGLDRTHQLSFGGLMEFPGGFRTSFISHIYTALPLTLTLPATGDPGEIFRTDVTGDGTGAGGTAGDIVPGTNIGSFGRDVKVGDLNNVISNYNNNLAGHLTPAGQALVSAGLFTQAQLVALGAVLPTLQAAPAGQVGLSPLLTFDLRMGWALKPGKKWARFGESFTIEPTVSIFNLFNFANFDSPNNLSSGELNGGAGSPNGTTAGLRTNKIGLGTGVFGLGAPRQFEFGVKVTF